One Methylorubrum extorquens genomic window, TGCCCGGGAACGGGAGCCGAACGACCGGACGATGGCCGCGGTCTCGATCGCCATCGACACGGCGAAGGCGACGATCGCCGACTGCAGGAACCTCGCGGCCCCTTCCGAAGATCGGGCTTCGCCTCGGATCCTCAGACCGGTTCGCAGGCATGGACCGGACGCCTGACGGGGCCGGGGACCGCAGTCATATCAATTCCCACCCAGCCGCCAGTCGATCGGCGCGCGGCCCTGCGCTTCGAGCCACGCATTCGCCCGGTCGAACGGCCGCGAGCCCGGAAAGTCGCGGGCGCGGTTGAGCGGGGAGGGGTGGCCCGAGGCGATGATGCCGTGGTGGCGCGTGTCGATCAGCGCCTCGCGGGCGCGGGCCTGGGCGCCCCAGAGCAGGAACACCGCCGGCGCGTCGCGGGCCGAGACGGCTTTCACCGCCTCGTCGGTGAGCTGCGCCCAACCGAGCCGCAGATGCGCACCGGACTTGCCCGCTTCCACGGTGAGCGCCGAGTTGAGGAGCAGCACGCCGCGCTCCGCCCAGGGTGTCAGGTCGCCGGTGGAGAGGTCGGGCTTGGCGCCCTCGGGGGCGAGTTCCGCCAGGATCACCTTGAGCGAGGCCGGCAGGCGGCGTCCGCCGACATAGGAGAAGGCGAGCCCGTTGGCGTCGCCCGGTGTCGGATAAGGGTCCTGGCCGAGGATCACCGCCTTCACCGCGGGAAGGGGCGTCAGCGTCAGGGCCCGGAAGATCGCGGCGGGTTCCGGCAACACCGTCGCCCCGGCCGCGACGCGCGCATCGACCTTTTGCGCGACCCGGTCCGCCGCGCCTTCCTTGAAGAAGGGCAGGTCGAGCCAGGGGGAGCCGCTGGCGCGGAACGCTTCGAGCGCCGCTTCGACGGGCCCGGTCACGCGAGCTTCGGTCATCCCGTTTGCCGTGAAGAGGTCGGCCATGGAAAATTCCGCTCATCGTTAGGGAAAGGCTTCAGCCGAAGCCATCCAGCGGCGCGACCGTTCCGGACGAACCGCGATCCTCGATCGCTTCGGCTCGCCCCGCGATGACGACGAGCGGGCGGGCAGGGCCGGGCGATCGGGTTCAGAGCACCCGAATCCGCCCGCCGGTTTCGGCCGGCAGCGGCGCGCGGGCGCGGATATAGGCCATCACCTCGTTGGCGAGGAGCCTGCCGTCGGTGCCGCCGATCAGGACGCGGCCCTTGGCCAGCATCCCGTAATCGTTGCCGCCGCGCAGCATGAAGTCGTTGGCCGCCACGCGGTAGGTGCGGGCGTCGTCGAGGGGTGCGCCGTCGACCATCGCGGCCACGACGCGTCGGCCGGGCGGCGCATTCGGGTCGAGCGTCACCACCATTCCGGAGAGTTGCAGGAACCGGCCCGAGGCGCGGCCGAGATCGCGAAACCCGTTCTCCAGGGCCTCGCGCAGGGTCGCCCCGTCGATCGCCACGAGCACGGTGGTGTTGCCGAAGGGGAGTTCGCTGAGGATGTCGCGCCGGGTGAGCACCGTGCCGGCCGGGTAGAGCCGGTCGCCGCGGATGCCGCCGCCGTTCATCAGGCCGATCTCGGCGCCGGTGCCCGCCCGCACCGCGTCGGCGACGAGATCGCCGAAGCTCGCCTCCCGCACCCGCACCGAGGCGATCCGGCTGTCGAGCGCGCCCTGCGTCGTGCCGATCACGACGTCGAGTTCCCGCGATAGCTCGCCCCCGAGCCGGCGCACGACGGCGAGCGTTTCCGGATCGGGCGTCACATCGGCGGTGTCGTGGATGCGGAAGGCGGCACGCCAGCGCACGGGCCCGTCGCCTGTCCCCGTGACGAAGACATCGACCGCGGTGACGTAATGCGCGTCGTGGCTCGACTCGACCATCACCGCCTGCCCGTCGTCGCGCACGACGAGGTCGTGGTCGTGGCCCGAAAGCAGGATATCGACGAGGCGCGCCCGCACGATCGCGTCGTCGGTCACTCGCGCGGTGTGGGCGATCCCGACGATCATCTGAGCACCCGCCTTGCGCAGGGCGTCCGCCTCGCGCGCCAGGGTCTCGATCTCGGGGCCGAAGCGCAGGTTGCCGGATTGCGACTTTTCCGGCGTCGCCTGCAGGGCGATGCCGACGAGGCCGAGGCGGACGCCGCCGAGTTCGATCAGCCGCGTATCCTCGATGCCGGGCAGCTTTTCGCCCTCGGACCCGCGCAGGTTGGCGGCCAGGAACGGGAAGCGGGCCTCCCTCCGGCGCTCGG contains:
- a CDS encoding uracil-DNA glycosylase; amino-acid sequence: MTGPVEAALEAFRASGSPWLDLPFFKEGAADRVAQKVDARVAAGATVLPEPAAIFRALTLTPLPAVKAVILGQDPYPTPGDANGLAFSYVGGRRLPASLKVILAELAPEGAKPDLSTGDLTPWAERGVLLLNSALTVEAGKSGAHLRLGWAQLTDEAVKAVSARDAPAVFLLWGAQARAREALIDTRHHGIIASGHPSPLNRARDFPGSRPFDRANAWLEAQGRAPIDWRLGGN
- a CDS encoding bifunctional metallophosphatase/5'-nucleotidase produces the protein MRPSRRETVAGLGAGLLAAGTGAALAGTPTFTLLLVNDIYAMDEAEGRGGFARLNAVVKAERARGVPLLYAHAGDSFSPSLMSGFDRGAHIVELLNLAPPDVFVPGNHEFDFGPAVFAERRREARFPFLAANLRGSEGEKLPGIEDTRLIELGGVRLGLVGIALQATPEKSQSGNLRFGPEIETLAREADALRKAGAQMIVGIAHTARVTDDAIVRARLVDILLSGHDHDLVVRDDGQAVMVESSHDAHYVTAVDVFVTGTGDGPVRWRAAFRIHDTADVTPDPETLAVVRRLGGELSRELDVVIGTTQGALDSRIASVRVREASFGDLVADAVRAGTGAEIGLMNGGGIRGDRLYPAGTVLTRRDILSELPFGNTTVLVAIDGATLREALENGFRDLGRASGRFLQLSGMVVTLDPNAPPGRRVVAAMVDGAPLDDARTYRVAANDFMLRGGNDYGMLAKGRVLIGGTDGRLLANEVMAYIRARAPLPAETGGRIRVL